A single genomic interval of Bacillus sp. es.036 harbors:
- the gcvPA gene encoding aminomethyl-transferring glycine dehydrogenase subunit GcvPA: protein MKHRYLPTTDQDRKEMLETIGVDSVQDLFEDIPEAIRFKGELKVEKQLFESELIRYMSKLSSQNANTLENASFLGAGVYDHAIPSVVDHVIRRSEFYTAYTPYQPEISQGELQAIFEFQTMISELTGMEVANSSMYDGPTALAEAGLLSAGQTKKKKIIVSKTVHPEARAVIDTYARGQRLSVVEVDSSNGVTDLDKLKQEIDENTACVMVQYPNFFGQLEPLPDIEKLVHEQKAMFVVSSNPLALGRLTPPGEMGADIVVGDCQPFGIPAQFGGPHCGYFAVTKKLMRKVPGRLIGQTTDDNGQRGFVLTLQAREQHIRRDKATSNICSNQALNALASSVAMSALGKKGVRKMAEQNIKKAHYAKARLQEAGVETVFNGIYFNEFVIKVNGPIKELNRKLLTKGIIGGYDLGRDYPELNNHMLVAVTENRTKAEIDMFVEEVGGAK from the coding sequence ATGAAACATCGCTATTTGCCAACGACTGACCAGGACAGGAAAGAAATGCTTGAAACAATTGGGGTGGACTCTGTTCAGGATCTTTTTGAGGATATTCCAGAAGCCATTCGTTTTAAAGGCGAACTTAAGGTGGAAAAGCAGCTTTTTGAATCGGAATTGATTCGTTACATGTCAAAGCTATCATCCCAAAATGCGAATACTCTCGAAAATGCGTCTTTCCTCGGTGCAGGCGTTTATGATCATGCCATTCCTTCTGTCGTAGATCACGTTATTCGTCGCTCTGAGTTTTATACGGCCTACACGCCATACCAACCTGAAATTTCTCAAGGTGAATTGCAAGCTATTTTTGAGTTTCAAACGATGATTAGTGAATTAACAGGAATGGAAGTAGCGAATTCCTCGATGTACGATGGTCCTACGGCTCTAGCTGAAGCGGGTCTGCTAAGTGCCGGACAAACAAAAAAGAAAAAAATCATCGTATCTAAAACGGTCCACCCAGAAGCGCGTGCCGTAATTGATACTTATGCTAGAGGGCAACGCTTATCCGTGGTTGAAGTCGATTCGAGCAATGGAGTTACAGACTTAGATAAGTTGAAGCAAGAAATTGACGAAAATACTGCTTGTGTGATGGTTCAGTATCCGAACTTTTTCGGGCAACTTGAACCATTGCCAGATATTGAAAAGCTTGTACATGAGCAAAAAGCAATGTTTGTCGTTTCAAGTAACCCACTGGCGCTTGGGCGCTTAACTCCACCTGGTGAGATGGGTGCAGATATTGTTGTGGGAGATTGTCAGCCGTTTGGTATCCCAGCTCAATTTGGTGGGCCTCACTGTGGATATTTCGCAGTGACGAAAAAACTAATGCGGAAAGTTCCAGGACGTTTGATTGGACAAACAACTGATGATAATGGACAGCGTGGTTTTGTACTTACGTTACAAGCAAGAGAACAGCATATTCGCAGGGATAAAGCGACGTCCAATATATGTTCAAACCAGGCACTAAATGCGCTAGCTTCCTCAGTTGCTATGAGCGCGCTCGGAAAGAAAGGCGTACGCAAAATGGCAGAGCAAAATATAAAAAAAGCTCATTATGCGAAAGCACGTCTTCAAGAAGCTGGTGTAGAGACTGTGTTCAATGGCATCTATTTCAATGAATTTGTTATTAAGGTTAACGGCCCAATCAAGGAATTGAATCGCAAGTTATTAACTAAAGGAATCATCGGCGGGTATGATCTTGGTCGCGATTATCCGGAACTTAACAATCACATGCTTGTCGCAGTAACAGAAAATCGTACAAAAGCGGAAATTGATATGTTTGTAGAAGAAGTGGGGGGAGCAAAATGA
- the gcvT gene encoding glycine cleavage system aminomethyltransferase GcvT → MSELLKTPLFETYKSMGAKTIDFGGWALPVQFSSIKEEHEAVRTRAGLFDVSHMGEIDVKGEQALDYLQKMMTNDVSKLKVNGAQYTAMCYEDGGTVDDLLVYKYSEEHYLLVVNAANTVKDFDWLEEHIIEGVSLNNISNEMAQLAIQGPKAEVILQRLTNTDLSSIGFFKFQADLMIAGIKTLVSRTGYTGEDGFELYTASEDAPALWKAILAAGEPENILPCGLGARDTLRFEAKLALYGQELTKDITPLEAGIGFAVKTSKEADFIGKSALLRQREKGLERKLVGIEMIGRGIPRTNYLVYKGEQLIGEVTTGTQSPTLKKNVGLALIKKEYTEMDTELDVEIRNKRVQAKVIPSPFYKRQK, encoded by the coding sequence ATGAGCGAGTTATTGAAAACCCCGTTATTTGAAACGTATAAGTCAATGGGTGCTAAAACGATTGATTTTGGTGGATGGGCACTTCCTGTTCAATTTTCTAGTATTAAGGAAGAGCATGAAGCTGTGAGAACAAGAGCTGGTTTATTTGATGTTTCTCATATGGGAGAAATTGATGTCAAAGGTGAACAAGCCCTTGATTATCTTCAGAAGATGATGACAAATGATGTTAGCAAACTGAAAGTAAATGGAGCCCAGTATACTGCGATGTGCTATGAGGATGGTGGTACGGTAGACGACCTTCTCGTTTACAAATACTCGGAGGAACATTACTTATTAGTCGTAAATGCAGCGAATACCGTTAAGGATTTTGACTGGCTTGAGGAGCACATCATTGAAGGTGTATCCCTTAACAATATATCGAATGAGATGGCTCAACTAGCGATTCAAGGTCCAAAAGCAGAGGTCATTCTGCAACGTCTCACAAATACAGATCTTTCATCAATTGGTTTCTTTAAGTTTCAGGCTGATCTTATGATCGCGGGAATTAAAACGTTAGTTTCTCGAACTGGTTATACAGGTGAAGATGGATTTGAACTATATACCGCTTCAGAAGATGCCCCTGCTCTCTGGAAGGCAATTTTAGCTGCGGGTGAACCTGAAAATATCTTACCTTGCGGCTTGGGAGCTCGTGATACTCTTAGATTTGAAGCTAAGCTGGCTCTTTACGGACAGGAGCTAACGAAGGATATCACTCCGCTTGAAGCGGGAATCGGTTTTGCTGTTAAAACTAGTAAAGAGGCTGATTTTATTGGTAAATCTGCTCTCCTTCGTCAGCGTGAAAAAGGCCTGGAGCGAAAATTGGTTGGCATTGAAATGATTGGGAGGGGTATTCCTCGTACGAACTACCTTGTTTATAAAGGGGAACAACTGATTGGAGAAGTGACAACAGGTACACAATCGCCAACTTTAAAAAAGAACGTTGGTCTTGCGCTAATTAAGAAAGAGTATACAGAAATGGATACTGAGTTAGATGTGGAAATTCGCAATAAGCGTGTACAAGCAAAAGTTATTCCATCACCATTCTATAAACGTCAGAAATAA
- a CDS encoding DEAD/DEAH box helicase has product MRTELQFDQQWTNNFLKQIEEDGPWANWELFKLAIEAEQHRAIPSFKGLQAPTYLPDLTPHPYQLEAARRVVEEMNGKAILADEVGLGKTIEAGLIIKEYMIRGLVKKVLILVPASLVSQWAIELNTKFYIPAVVQRKSYVWDQCDVVVSSIDTAKREPHRSIVYEQHYDMVIIDEAHRLKNNRTKNYEFVQHLPKKFCLLLTATPVQNRLDEVFNLVSLLKPGHLGSFENFEKDYKGKEKNAEDEERLRTLIQKVMVRNRREDTGMDWPERIVKTVPITFSPEEEDLYRSVEALKKEPISTRSQFSIITLLREICSSREAAYMTLKKMLEKDSLDEVTQTFIHSLIKKIEGVPTNSKAQKALELIQSIEGKVIIFTEYRATQLYLQWFLKEHGITSVPFRGGFKRGKKDWMRELFKNHAKVLIATEAGGEGINLQFCQHVINYDLPWNPMRIEQRIGRIHRLGQEGDVHIYNFATKHTVEEHILTLLYEKIQLFESVIGQLDEILTRLGMRDIEKHISDILLHSESEGEIKIKMDNIKELINYQKEDSDAPRKYS; this is encoded by the coding sequence TTGAGGACTGAATTACAATTCGATCAACAGTGGACAAACAACTTTCTCAAACAAATTGAAGAGGATGGACCATGGGCTAATTGGGAGCTTTTTAAACTGGCTATCGAAGCTGAACAACATCGGGCTATCCCATCGTTTAAAGGATTACAAGCTCCTACTTACCTTCCTGACTTAACACCCCACCCTTATCAACTCGAAGCTGCACGGCGAGTCGTTGAGGAGATGAACGGAAAGGCTATTCTAGCAGATGAGGTTGGTCTCGGAAAGACAATCGAAGCTGGTCTTATAATTAAAGAGTATATGATTCGTGGGTTAGTAAAAAAAGTTCTTATTCTTGTCCCAGCCTCGTTAGTGTCTCAATGGGCTATCGAGCTTAACACAAAATTTTATATACCTGCTGTCGTTCAACGAAAAAGCTATGTTTGGGATCAGTGTGATGTCGTCGTATCCTCGATTGATACAGCAAAACGTGAGCCCCATCGGTCAATTGTTTATGAGCAACATTATGATATGGTCATCATCGATGAAGCGCACCGTTTAAAAAACAACCGAACAAAAAACTATGAATTTGTCCAACATTTGCCTAAGAAGTTCTGCCTTCTATTAACAGCTACTCCCGTTCAAAACCGTCTTGATGAAGTTTTCAACCTAGTATCATTACTAAAACCAGGTCATCTCGGCAGCTTTGAGAATTTCGAAAAGGATTACAAAGGAAAAGAAAAAAATGCTGAAGACGAAGAGAGACTTCGCACACTGATACAAAAAGTAATGGTAAGGAATCGCCGCGAGGATACTGGTATGGATTGGCCTGAACGCATTGTAAAAACGGTACCGATTACTTTCTCGCCTGAAGAAGAAGATCTTTATCGTTCAGTTGAAGCATTGAAAAAGGAACCGATTTCAACCCGTAGTCAATTTTCAATTATTACCTTATTAAGAGAAATTTGCTCAAGTCGTGAAGCTGCCTATATGACGTTAAAAAAAATGCTTGAGAAAGATTCTCTTGATGAAGTCACACAAACCTTCATCCACTCCTTAATTAAAAAAATTGAAGGTGTACCAACAAATTCAAAAGCACAAAAAGCCCTTGAACTAATTCAATCAATTGAAGGAAAAGTCATTATCTTCACGGAATATCGAGCGACACAGCTATATTTACAATGGTTTTTAAAGGAGCACGGTATCACTTCCGTTCCTTTTCGAGGTGGGTTTAAACGCGGAAAGAAAGATTGGATGAGAGAGTTATTTAAAAATCACGCTAAAGTTCTTATTGCAACAGAAGCTGGTGGAGAAGGGATCAACCTTCAATTTTGTCAGCACGTCATTAACTATGACCTTCCATGGAACCCTATGAGGATTGAGCAACGGATCGGCCGCATTCACCGACTTGGCCAAGAAGGCGATGTTCACATTTATAATTTTGCAACAAAACATACGGTTGAAGAACATATACTTACCCTGTTATACGAAAAGATCCAGCTGTTTGAAAGTGTCATAGGTCAACTAGATGAGATCTTAACTCGCCTCGGGATGCGTGATATCGAAAAACATATTTCTGACATTCTACTTCATTCCGAAAGTGAAGGGGAAATAAAAATTAAGATGGATAATATTAAAGAACTAATCAATTATCAAAAGGAGGATTCAGATGCACCAAGAAAATATTCATAA
- a CDS encoding YqhG family protein yields MHQENIHNYLRSYFLANDCRILHEKPGLLDVQLTIELDKELMNRPFYWHYLEKTGGTPRQMTLTLITNQTIEEKGEFVHFGAPRLHQIFSSTKKLASSIRLYEDVQTNQQQQYPLHPWLCLNIKISYQCDRKKHRLLSLGLHLVSGAVVDDFHNLLLEKSLTPKIPDYAFTVTPIIKPESGLKRLESVVEMLLTKEDVQWAEEARIRWASDQHLLDQFYEGNTNDQRYEVEKEALRKQYEPIITAEIINGGIFHLVPGIESQPYPT; encoded by the coding sequence ATGCACCAAGAAAATATTCATAACTATTTGCGTTCGTATTTTCTCGCGAATGATTGTCGTATTCTACACGAAAAACCTGGCCTCCTCGATGTTCAACTCACCATTGAACTCGATAAAGAGTTAATGAACCGACCATTTTATTGGCATTATCTTGAAAAGACAGGCGGAACGCCACGACAAATGACGCTTACGTTAATTACAAATCAAACTATTGAAGAGAAAGGTGAGTTTGTTCATTTTGGAGCACCAAGACTGCATCAAATCTTTTCCTCCACAAAAAAACTCGCGTCTTCCATTCGTCTATATGAGGATGTACAAACGAATCAGCAACAGCAATATCCTCTTCATCCCTGGCTTTGTCTTAATATAAAAATTTCCTATCAATGTGATAGAAAAAAACACCGTCTTCTTTCACTCGGTCTTCACCTTGTTAGTGGAGCGGTAGTCGATGACTTTCACAATTTGTTACTAGAAAAGTCGCTTACCCCAAAAATTCCTGACTATGCTTTTACCGTAACACCTATCATAAAACCAGAAAGTGGATTAAAAAGACTCGAATCTGTTGTAGAAATGCTGCTCACAAAAGAAGACGTACAGTGGGCCGAAGAGGCAAGAATAAGGTGGGCTTCTGATCAGCACCTTCTTGATCAATTTTACGAGGGCAATACGAACGATCAACGATATGAAGTAGAAAAAGAGGCACTAAGGAAACAGTATGAGCCAATCATTACTGCAGAAATTATTAATGGAGGTATTTTCCACCTTGTTCCCGGTATCGAATCACAACCTTATCCCACTTAA
- a CDS encoding YqzE family protein — MSSNDLVKYMTQQVVSYIDQPKEERQQQRAVRKAKKQPFLFRWFGIIPMSVSMFMKKKKRESSDS, encoded by the coding sequence ATGTCATCGAATGATTTAGTGAAATATATGACACAACAAGTTGTCTCATATATTGATCAACCAAAAGAAGAAAGACAGCAGCAGCGTGCTGTAAGAAAAGCAAAAAAGCAGCCTTTTTTGTTTCGATGGTTTGGCATCATTCCAATGTCGGTATCGATGTTCATGAAGAAAAAGAAGCGTGAAAGCTCGGACAGTTGA
- a CDS encoding shikimate kinase: MKAIYLTGFMGSGKTTVAEELSKALALPSEDTDKHVTKMQGREIPVIFESEGEKAFRSYETASLKDLPTENIIISTGGGIVLSENNRSFMKQNGTMIYLHCEPEEIVKRLEGDTSRPLLAGDNKQNKINTIFTERLPLYREADYEIETTNRSVKDIVAEICQRIG; this comes from the coding sequence ATGAAAGCGATCTACTTAACAGGTTTTATGGGATCAGGCAAAACAACTGTTGCTGAAGAGTTATCAAAAGCGTTAGCTCTTCCTTCAGAGGATACGGATAAGCATGTAACGAAGATGCAAGGACGAGAAATTCCAGTTATCTTTGAAAGTGAGGGGGAGAAAGCGTTTCGATCATATGAGACAGCGTCTCTCAAAGATCTTCCGACTGAAAATATTATTATTAGTACAGGCGGTGGGATCGTCTTAAGTGAAAATAATCGCTCTTTTATGAAGCAGAATGGCACAATGATCTATTTACACTGTGAGCCTGAAGAAATTGTTAAGCGGTTAGAAGGCGATACTTCTAGGCCATTGCTTGCTGGAGATAACAAGCAAAATAAGATTAACACTATATTCACGGAAAGGCTGCCGTTATACCGTGAAGCAGATTATGAAATTGAAACGACGAATCGTTCAGTAAAAGACATTGTCGCCGAAATATGTCAACGCATAGGATAA
- the comGG gene encoding competence type IV pilus minor pilin ComGG, with amino-acid sequence MGKRRNKLVFKCLKQLDDQGYMTAMMMLISTLLLGFIFHLCYATMNERAFLDREEEQFKKHSLLVLGMKDTISYIQKNDVETTEKTFIYEEGTIHAAIQFSPSEVIYITLNGTTQDATKVFALFQYNQTLKEVVEWSEG; translated from the coding sequence ATGGGAAAACGGAGAAACAAGTTAGTTTTCAAATGTCTTAAGCAACTGGATGACCAAGGCTATATGACTGCTATGATGATGCTAATTAGCACACTTCTTCTTGGGTTCATTTTTCATTTATGCTATGCAACAATGAACGAACGAGCATTCCTAGATCGTGAAGAGGAACAATTCAAAAAGCATTCCTTGCTAGTGCTAGGAATGAAAGATACAATTTCATATATACAAAAAAACGATGTCGAAACTACTGAGAAAACATTTATTTATGAAGAAGGCACGATTCACGCCGCGATCCAGTTTTCTCCTTCAGAAGTTATTTACATCACGTTAAATGGGACAACTCAAGATGCAACGAAGGTTTTTGCGCTGTTCCAATACAATCAAACATTGAAAGAAGTCGTAGAATGGAGTGAGGGATAA
- the comGF gene encoding competence type IV pilus minor pilin ComGF: MRSEKGITLLELMLTLTILLAIIWTLPLLMSAAIQNSGADFQQEEARLFFHLFSKEVREATQIILSKGSIELTKKDGAIVKYERYGSSIRRRVNNTGHEIVLQDIRDFKVQISGRRVMIEVDLNNGKTEKQVSFQMS; this comes from the coding sequence ATGAGAAGTGAAAAAGGGATTACGCTACTTGAACTAATGCTAACCTTGACCATATTACTGGCTATAATATGGACGCTTCCTTTACTTATGAGCGCGGCCATCCAAAATTCAGGGGCAGATTTTCAGCAAGAAGAAGCACGCTTGTTTTTTCACTTGTTTTCTAAAGAAGTTCGAGAAGCCACTCAAATTATACTTAGTAAGGGAAGTATTGAACTAACAAAAAAAGATGGAGCGATCGTTAAGTATGAAAGGTATGGATCTTCCATACGTCGCCGCGTCAATAATACCGGTCATGAAATTGTCTTACAAGACATTAGAGATTTTAAGGTTCAAATCTCCGGGAGGAGAGTAATGATCGAGGTGGATCTGAATAATGGGAAAACGGAGAAACAAGTTAGTTTTCAAATGTCTTAA
- the comGD gene encoding competence type IV pilus minor pilin ComGD → MKRFHYVINSFGYTLIEMMIVLSLLSILLTLVFLHITPTQNASVTKHFLEEIQSDLRYTQELAYVNGSSYRFLISPSKGIYSIQGNASTVVRTNEIPDHITIDEGTMGYQIVYGGNGNVQKAGTLYMKAGKEEYKLVVQVGAGRFYIKKL, encoded by the coding sequence ATGAAACGATTTCATTACGTAATAAATTCTTTTGGCTATACCTTAATCGAGATGATGATCGTACTTTCTCTATTGTCGATTCTCTTAACCCTGGTTTTTCTCCACATTACGCCTACGCAAAATGCTTCTGTAACAAAACATTTCCTAGAAGAGATTCAATCGGATCTTAGGTATACTCAAGAACTCGCTTATGTAAATGGTTCTTCTTATCGGTTTTTGATTTCGCCAAGTAAAGGTATTTATAGTATCCAGGGTAATGCCTCGACAGTAGTGAGAACAAATGAGATTCCAGATCACATCACAATCGATGAAGGAACAATGGGGTATCAAATTGTTTATGGCGGGAATGGAAATGTTCAAAAGGCAGGTACCCTTTATATGAAGGCGGGTAAGGAGGAGTATAAGCTTGTTGTACAAGTGGGAGCGGGTCGCTTCTATATTAAAAAATTGTAA
- the comGC gene encoding competence type IV pilus major pilin ComGC, which yields MKLRKWIGLFKQEKGFTLIEMMIVIMIISVLLLIAVPGLTKNNEVVEEKSCEATIKVAQTQVAAYKANKKEFPTTIADLVTDGYLDMDETTCPGGEALTITDGKVILTE from the coding sequence ATGAAATTAAGAAAATGGATAGGCTTATTTAAACAAGAAAAAGGATTTACGCTCATTGAAATGATGATCGTTATTATGATTATTTCCGTTCTTCTTTTAATTGCTGTCCCTGGTTTAACGAAAAATAACGAAGTCGTTGAAGAAAAAAGTTGTGAAGCAACGATAAAAGTCGCTCAAACACAGGTAGCAGCATACAAAGCGAATAAAAAAGAATTTCCAACTACAATCGCTGATCTTGTTACAGATGGCTATCTCGATATGGATGAAACCACTTGTCCCGGAGGAGAGGCATTAACGATCACCGATGGAAAAGTGATATTAACCGAGTAA
- the comGB gene encoding competence type IV pilus assembly protein ComGB has protein sequence MKRSKWKLDRKADFLCRVGKMLEEGYSLSKCLEVYALYQNDHIRANIEMIIVRLKGGDSFHDVLADFHFPGDILSYLYMSEQRDFATGISASGQLMKTRSEWQKRLRSTLAYPIFLFWMTAIMLFVVGKYLLPQFNTLYQTLDVPLPFISKFFMELVRFMPAIVVGVIVLSIAFYLSTLVKNKPSSAVQKMIIYSKVPFVHLFIPLYLTHHTSLHLGLLLQSGLSIAEAFSLLTKQSHFVFFQEEASRVSLSLMRGEKLEGLFDHTSLYVPEFKEILMHGQVSGNLGRELILYGEVVGERFEELVKKGFMILQPVSFVGVGLVVMLMFMSILMPMFYYLQNI, from the coding sequence GTGAAACGATCCAAATGGAAGCTTGATCGAAAAGCAGACTTTCTTTGTCGGGTAGGGAAGATGCTTGAAGAGGGGTATTCGCTCTCAAAATGTCTGGAGGTTTATGCTTTATATCAAAATGATCATATTCGAGCCAACATTGAAATGATTATTGTAAGGTTAAAAGGTGGGGACTCCTTTCATGATGTTTTAGCTGATTTTCACTTCCCAGGAGATATATTATCTTACTTGTATATGTCTGAACAGCGTGATTTTGCGACAGGCATATCTGCATCTGGACAATTAATGAAAACGAGAAGTGAATGGCAAAAACGTCTACGCAGTACGCTTGCTTATCCAATCTTTCTATTTTGGATGACGGCCATTATGTTATTTGTGGTAGGAAAGTATTTATTGCCTCAATTTAATACGTTGTACCAAACGCTCGATGTTCCTCTCCCATTTATTTCGAAGTTTTTTATGGAGCTTGTTCGGTTTATGCCAGCTATTGTTGTAGGTGTTATTGTACTTTCCATTGCATTTTATCTTTCTACGTTAGTGAAAAACAAACCTAGTTCTGCAGTACAGAAAATGATTATTTATAGTAAAGTACCATTCGTTCACCTCTTTATCCCTCTCTACCTCACTCATCATACCTCCCTTCACTTAGGTTTATTACTTCAAAGTGGTCTTTCCATTGCCGAGGCTTTTTCGCTGTTAACAAAGCAATCGCATTTTGTTTTTTTTCAAGAGGAAGCTAGTCGGGTTTCCCTGTCGTTGATGCGCGGGGAAAAGTTAGAAGGTTTATTTGATCACACTAGTTTATATGTACCTGAGTTCAAAGAAATTTTAATGCATGGACAAGTAAGTGGTAATCTCGGCAGGGAGCTTATTCTGTATGGGGAGGTGGTTGGCGAACGATTTGAAGAGCTTGTCAAGAAAGGGTTTATGATTTTGCAGCCTGTTAGTTTTGTTGGTGTTGGTCTTGTCGTCATGTTGATGTTTATGTCCATTCTTATGCCGATGTTTTATTATTTGCAAAACATTTAA
- the comGA gene encoding competence type IV pilus ATPase ComGA has product MLNIEEKGKDIIKQAMEVGASDVHFHPKEKGAAIQFRVDNRLYDALWLPMSVAEKLLSHFKFLSGMDIGEKRRPQNGAMDMILYPRKLHLRLSTIPTPYHESLVIRILPQDETHSFKELFLFPSIANRLLQIVSCNSGLFMITGPTGSGKTTTMYSLLQTLSVKRHRRVLTIEDPIEKRNPDFIQMEVNEKAGLSYYEGFKAGLRHDPDILVVGEIRDEQTAQLAIRASMTGHLVVSTLHTGSTLECIPRLLEFGIPLHNITQTLRGVATQRLVPLKCPYCDVCSLECLKRRTRRKLAVVEILAGLHLQKALDYPELLTIPGQSTIKDYILRAYALGYIQKETVEKELGLFNRETIQMEA; this is encoded by the coding sequence TTGCTGAATATTGAAGAAAAGGGGAAAGACATTATCAAACAAGCGATGGAAGTGGGGGCATCTGATGTACATTTTCACCCGAAGGAGAAAGGTGCAGCCATTCAATTTCGGGTGGATAATCGTCTTTATGATGCTTTATGGTTACCAATGAGTGTCGCTGAAAAGCTATTGTCTCATTTTAAATTTTTGAGTGGAATGGACATTGGTGAAAAACGTCGTCCTCAAAATGGTGCAATGGATATGATTCTTTACCCAAGAAAACTTCATCTCCGTCTCTCTACAATTCCAACTCCGTACCACGAAAGTCTCGTTATTCGTATTTTGCCACAAGATGAAACTCACTCCTTTAAAGAACTTTTTCTTTTTCCCTCAATTGCAAACCGACTTCTTCAGATTGTTAGTTGTAACAGTGGTTTATTTATGATCACAGGCCCTACTGGATCAGGTAAAACGACAACCATGTATTCCTTACTTCAAACGTTAAGCGTAAAGCGACATCGCCGTGTTCTCACAATAGAAGATCCGATCGAAAAGAGAAATCCTGATTTTATTCAAATGGAAGTGAACGAGAAGGCTGGACTTTCGTATTATGAGGGTTTTAAAGCCGGTTTAAGGCATGATCCTGATATTCTTGTCGTAGGAGAGATACGTGATGAACAAACGGCTCAGCTCGCGATAAGAGCTAGTATGACTGGTCATTTGGTTGTCTCCACACTCCATACGGGAAGTACACTTGAATGCATTCCAAGATTACTCGAGTTCGGTATTCCACTTCATAACATCACCCAGACGTTAAGAGGGGTTGCAACTCAGCGGTTAGTACCTTTAAAGTGTCCCTATTGTGATGTGTGTTCTCTTGAATGTCTTAAAAGGAGAACTCGTAGAAAGCTTGCTGTTGTTGAAATCCTCGCAGGTCTCCACCTTCAAAAAGCCCTCGATTATCCAGAGCTTTTAACCATACCAGGTCAATCCACAATTAAAGATTACATTCTTAGAGCCTATGCCTTAGGCTATATTCAAAAAGAAACCGTAGAGAAGGAGTTGGGATTATTTAACCGTGAAACGATCCAAATGGAAGCTTGA
- a CDS encoding alpha/beta fold hydrolase, whose protein sequence is MWKQLFVKTERGKFEVFVKGNGPALCVTHLYSQFNNSGDYFADVFTKNYTVYLVNLKEAGNTDSVNSPHEFFMIETVFDLESIREKMKIEKWVFAGHSTGGMLACVYGIHASNSLKGLIIVGAAAREYASSSPACIYHVDHPQHELMQQLIERLKDPDLEQNERKKITEERTKLSLYRPELYNILFSKPIHKKMAAARMNFFAREILQFNVTKQLTAITTPTLIACGRYDVQCPLSYSEEMASMIPNANLVVFDESNHYPFLEEECLFELSIQEFSLK, encoded by the coding sequence ATGTGGAAACAACTTTTCGTTAAAACAGAACGAGGTAAGTTTGAGGTTTTTGTGAAAGGTAATGGTCCAGCACTTTGCGTGACCCATCTTTATTCTCAATTTAATAACAGTGGTGATTATTTTGCAGATGTATTTACAAAAAACTACACCGTATATTTAGTGAATCTTAAAGAAGCAGGAAACACAGATTCTGTAAACTCACCGCACGAATTTTTTATGATTGAAACGGTATTTGATCTTGAAAGTATACGCGAAAAGATGAAAATTGAAAAGTGGGTTTTCGCTGGTCATTCCACAGGTGGAATGCTGGCTTGTGTATATGGAATTCATGCATCAAACTCACTAAAAGGTTTAATCATTGTAGGAGCTGCTGCTAGGGAATACGCCTCTTCTTCTCCCGCTTGTATCTATCATGTCGATCATCCTCAACATGAGCTGATGCAGCAACTCATTGAGCGGTTAAAAGACCCTGATCTTGAGCAAAATGAACGAAAAAAAATAACTGAGGAAAGGACGAAACTTTCTCTTTATCGACCAGAGCTATATAATATTTTATTTTCAAAACCAATACATAAAAAGATGGCGGCAGCTCGAATGAATTTTTTCGCAAGAGAAATTTTACAGTTTAATGTAACAAAACAGCTTACTGCCATCACAACCCCTACTCTTATTGCTTGCGGCAGATATGATGTGCAATGTCCGCTTTCTTATTCCGAAGAAATGGCGAGTATGATTCCTAATGCAAATTTGGTTGTTTTTGATGAAAGCAATCATTACCCATTCCTTGAAGAAGAGTGTTTGTTTGAATTAAGTATTCAAGAGTTTTCACTTAAATAA